Part of the Montipora foliosa isolate CH-2021 chromosome 13, ASM3666993v2, whole genome shotgun sequence genome is shown below.
TGCCGTCCTTCTCAACTTCCAGTCAAATAGGCGAGCAATTTGCGACTTGGCTCTCTGGaagtggcggcggttacaagaaagaacgtcccgctcagcaaattgtcaacagatgcttgaaatttctcaagttttgctgcgaagaggaggaggaattaaatttcgaagtcatggattttagcctgtgctctccaagcctgttgtttaagtttattgactatttacaagaggagtgcaagctcggacatggcgggagattgggttacatagacgccatttccgagttgatcgacttcagaaaggtcaacggtgcatcggatggagttcttagaaaattatctgccacggaattgtacatcaaaagagcgcgcaagacagtggcgaagatgatgagattgcaatggacgcaagatctcgatgtcgaatcattagaggccaggggtcattgggcaagcatggaagaactgttagaagtcgtgtcttttcacttgcctcgctacgaacaaaccgtaaaaacgtgccaaaatgaccccgggcaagtgaatccctcggacctgacatttgcaacaaaatttttggccacctacttgttcatcaaagtgaaaggatcgcgtcccatgacttatcaGTATCTCACAGTTGAcatggtaaaggcagcaaaggaaaatgggggtttcatcgatcagaaaacctttaaaacgGCTGGAAAGTACGGATTTGACTCTGTGATTCTGACAGATACGAGCATGCAAATAATCGACGGCTACATTActttcgtgaggcctttgctcaaaccccagtgcgattttgttttggtcaccaaaagcggaaaacaacacagcaaattgggcaacgagatgagcaaATTGGTCTTTGACGctattggcaaatacattcaccccacgcGTTATCGCCAGATCGTCGAGACGCAAAGTCTTGACGCGCTTAACGACAAAGAGCACCGACTTTTGTGCgaagaccaaaaacatagctctgtcgttgccaaagtacactatcagaagcggagatcgcgcgaagttgctgtaaaggcccacgaatgtcttcaaaaattacaggggaCCAAAGGCTCAGAGGTGGATATGGAAGTGAACACTAGATTTGGCAGCACAAGTTCCATAGCCACTTTTGAGCCAGCCATTGAATGTGCACGATCAGAAAACGCACGGCCCAAGATCGATACCCCGCATTCAAACCGCTTACTAAGTCAGGGCCATCAACGtcgaccgttgagatttacAACAGATGAAGACGATTTTCTAAAAAGGGGAATTGATAAGCACGGGTTTGGACAGTGGACGGCTATTTTGAGAGAtccagattttcgttttcagaaaggcagGCTGGCCGATTCTTTGAAGAAGAGGGCCGAACTTAGGTTTCTGCCAAATGAAAAACCTTAGGGGACTGAATTGGCTGAAAGACTAGTAATGCGCGGCAAAGAATTTGAGTGTTCTTTCAGAATCTGTTCAAAAGGGTCGTGTTCAGCCAAAGTCACGTCAGTGAGTTTCGAGTttcaaaagagaaggaaaaaggaaCTCTGAACTCCAAATGTTTCGCGGCAGCTTTAATAGGAAACACAACTTAAAATGTACCCCGGTTTTACTTGTTGAAATTAAACGAGCAACTGAAATTGGACTTGATCAGTGAGGCCACCAAGCGAGACGTgtctcaaaccaaatgaaccaTTTATTGCAGTCGAGATTCCCACACATGAATAAGtgactttttttgaaaatactaGATTTATTACAGTACCAATTTCTGGACGCATTCGTGCAGCTCCATATCCAGGCTGCAGAGTAGGACGAACGCGCAATCATTTCACATTTTGTTTACTTGTACTACAAAGGTTTAAGTCATCCTACGTACGTCAGTGGCTTCTCTACTTTTACTTCTGGCTAAAATAGCTCAGAATTGTTTTCCGCGGCTTCTTGTTGCCAACTCGAGCTCGTTCTCCAGACTTGGGTCTTTTTCGCGTAGTGCTGGTCCGCATGAGGTCCTCTGAAATGGCGAGATCGTGCATGAAAGACGAAGTTGGTGTAGCTGCGTAGCAAGGGCTCAGCTGCGAACTCGGGACGGGCGTGATGAAAATTTCCTCGCCACTGCTGTCTCCGCGCTGAGATGAAACATTCTGCGATGCAGTTGTGTTGCTTCTGTAGCCTGAGGAAGCTGCTTCGTTGCCATCTTCTTCAGTCCCGATCGACTCGCACGCATCCTCCACAATAGGAAGACACTGGAAAAGGTTGGTGACGAGATGCCTCTGGTCTTTTTTCAATAGGCCTTGTGACACGCACCATCTTCTGCGTCCATCTAGGGCGAACTCGCAATTCAGCGTACCGAGATTACGGTGGAAGTTCTTTAGTTTATCTTGCAAAACTTCTAGGTAGGCCTGTATGGATGCTCTATTTTCCTGATCAATGCTTGAGCCGGTCAGTTTAACTGTGCATTCCTGCAACTCTTTCTCAGTTCGTACCAACCATGGGTTCTCGAATGCCTCCACTGCTCgctgcatttttctctttatCTCGTCGCGGAGAGCCTCGCGCCTGTGCACCTCCAGGTCGTTGGTAATCTGGCTAGGCATGGGCTCCGACGGATCTCTAGGGAGCAGTGCGACGTGTTCTCTGGTGACACCTCTGGACATGAGTGTCTGCTGCCTCTGTTTGTAACTGTTCTCTTCCGCCTGCCTCACTCTTTCGAGTTCCTCGAGCCGCACTTGAAGTAGATGAGATACGTGTCGGTGTCGAAGGGAGCCCGTGTACGTTTTCTCGAGGGCGTGCCTCAAGTTTCTGATGCCCTGATCACCTTCAGAGTCGTCCTGACTGCTGTCTTGGTCTAAAGTGGCCATTTCGTCACCGTCTTGGACTGTTTCTGCATCACGGTCTTCATCTACGAGCTCGAGTGTTCGCAGAGCGTCCTTCTCTTCTTCTTTGAGGATTCCATCGTCCACTTGCGATTCTAGGTCTTCTTCGTCACTACTGTCGGAGCTCTCGTCGCGGTCGCTTGACGTGCTTGCTTGTTTGGAGGCCCACACGACACAGTCCATGGGGTGCCTGCGAAGCCACTCTGCGGCTTTTTTCCTTGGCTTGGGCAAACTCTTAAATGTGTAGCTTCTCAATCTCCTATCCATGGCAGGCTGATCCTCTGGCTTAAATTCGAGCTTCTTTTGTGCGGTTAACAACATCGGGCAACGGTTGATGAACGATTTTGCTGTTTTGTATTTCACGTCGCATGCCGTGTAACCGCCCTGAGTTAGTATCTTCCAATCGTCGATGTCAAGTGTCGACGGACAAGCTTCATCTATGAAGATCACCTCTGTGAAGCGATTAATCATCGCCTTGTTAAACACACGCTGTTTCGTTATCGTCGCCACGTTGTGGTGGTGGATCAGACCTAGGATAGGCTGAAACAAGctcgttttgccactgtttgCAGCACCGACCAGGCACGGTACCTTGTCTTTATGGCGTTTCTTGTTATGATTTAACAGCTTCAGGAAATCCTCGCAAAATAGTTGGACTTCAACGGCACTCAGGCTGTTTTccaaaatttctttaaaatattttgggTCTGGCTCTGTGGTGGGATCATATGGCGAAAATGCTCTCGGTGTGATGTGGCCGATGTCCTTGTCGGCGATTGCATTGTCAACGAAACGTCTATCCTTAATTGACCAGCATTGACCATCGTTCACTTCGATCAAGTTGTAATCGACGCAGAGGGGCCTAATGACCTCGCAGTGTGGGTTGGAAAGGATTTCGCTGACTTTTCTCATGTCCTTGAGTAGTCTGTCTTTGAATGTCTCGTTTGCTGCCAAGCTGTTGATGAACACCTCCATTTCGCACTTGTACCAATAGCTGTACTTAGCTCTCTCGCACTTCTTATACACTTTTCCACCGTAAAGAGCGTATTCGAGCTTTTTCATGGCGATTCCGATGTCATTTATAAGGACAGTAAGTTTGTCGGACAGCCTCGTTTGTTCAATGCCGGTTTCCTTTGCCCCCTGTGATGTAGAGTCGTGTCCTCGAAAACCGAATTGGTCGATGACCAACCTTGCCTCCTGTAATTTCTCCACGGCCAGCAAAAGACTGGACTGAAACGAGTGGTCGACCAGACAAATTCTCACAACGTTTTCGGCGCCACATTCCTCGATATCCTGTGATTGCGCCTCGCCAAagaacttctcaaactcatctTCGAAGCAATGGCGGTATGAGGATTCGACCAGCTCGGCCATGAAGGCGTTGTTGTGATCCTTGAGAACTTTGAATAGCTCTTTCATTGCGGAGTTTTCCTTCCCTTCACGACAGGGCAcctaaaagaaatcaaaatgttcTCAATAACGTTTATATTTTAAGCAGGTCAAAAAAGATGGCTCAACAATATAAGCATGGACAGATACATGCTCTCGCACTGACAAGATTCAACATTAAATTTCGATCCACGTAGACACACTTGTTTATGTTTATATCTTCACCTATTCGATGCTTttcaaagtttaattttttaaagttgaccctTTTAATGTAGCTCATGAGTGTTGAGTGTTCCTAATAGTAATgttcatgttttctttttcgtaCCTGATTTGTAAATACGTCCACTCTACACTCTAGCAAGGCACGATGAATAGCAAGCGGACTGGTTGGAGCACCATTGGGCGTGGTCAACGCGATCCAATAGCTAACGCTCGGGCACATCTTTTCGTTTATGATAGACGCGTGATTTGCCAACCAATCCTGGCTCGATGAACCCGCAAGTTGACTGACTTCTTCACACCCTTCAACATCGTCGCTATCTTCGTGTTCCTCGCTTGGTTTTTGTTTGCCTCTTTGTTTCTTTAGGCGTTGAGTAGCAATGGCACTGAAAAAGAATGCTACATtcttcattcctgaaaaaatggagaaaacagaatttgttgATAAGTGAGATCTGGTGGATTTCGTACATCCATCAAGTGCTGAAAACCATGGAAATTACGAACAAGCGAACAAACCTTTTAGTGCGCTGTCACAGGCATCTCTAGTTCGACAAACGTTATTCCAAGCTTTTTCAAAGCCATCCTCCTGGACTTTACAAACACATTTAGTACATAAAATGCTGCACTTTCCTAAAAATACAGGGCTTAAATAACCCAAGGCTGCGCTTTTAATCGTTCTGCTGTTGAGCTGTCTTGCAGGAAAACGGGCTCTCTGCATCGTCAAATCGGACTAAATTAAGTGCTGAAACTTGTCCTGCTTTTATAGAGAAGAGACTTGTGAGCTCCACGGGGAAATACCGCATTCGAAAATGTACCCATCAAGGTATTAGCCTTTACATTTTCTATTACTCGCCGCGAGTAAACAGATAATCATCCACACCTAGCAATCAACAGCTAAAAGTCTGAAGCTAACAATGCTATTTCAATCagttcccaaatacttcagagAAAAGTTTCCAAGGTGGCTTTTGTCACCAAAGACATTTCACCAATTTTGCATGCAGATAACTTGCACGGAACAGGGATTTAATATCTGACTTGTTAATCAACATCTATCTTGCACCGAACAATAAATCAATAGCCAAATGTTTCTAATAGTGTACATGTGTCCACAGTCTCATTACTGGGCTGAATTCTCATGATAAAATTCTCTGATGCCATAATGAAACATGAAGCATAAAACTATCGGCgaaatttgtcatgaaaaagAAGCGAGGCTTGTCCCAAGTATTGTACTTGTCAATATTGATGTGGTTTCCTATAGTTCATAAAGAATGTGACAACTGGGCTGCATTGTCATACTATAACACAAATATTCTGACGAGCTGAGTGATGTCATAATGAAACTTAAAGCATAAAACGATTAGGgaaatttgtcatgaaaaatCAGCGAGACTTGTCTCATgtattatatttgtaaatattcatgTGGTTTCCGACACAAATCCGTGAATTCCGCGAAATCCGCCGTTTTCGTTGATACTACAAAAGTATCTGTGAAGTCGCAATTAATATATAGTTGATATCGATTGCAGTGGGATAGTTttgtccaaaaaacaaaaaccggaTTGCTACAAAACGAAAGGggttttgatttaaaaaaatcctcCCTAGTGATGCAAAACAATGATTACCCCACCCCCAAATAGTAGAAGCGTTATTCTTTGTCAGTGGAAGAAGTTCAGACAGAATATAACTAGATGAGTAACTGAGAGgcgcaagagaaaaaaaaacaaaaaaacaaaacaaaacaaaaacacaaaaatcaaCAGCAGAAACAACGGCCTAAACTATATAACTGACGGAGAggagcaagaaaagaaaaaaaaacaaacacaaaaaaacaacagcaaagcCAAAGGCGTAGACTACGGCAGAAACTAAAACTTTCCGTGAAATCCGCGAAATCCGTCGTTTCCGTTGTCATTGGGAAAGTCCTTGAGACAACTGCTCCAGAGCACTGGAAGTTTCCACCAAAGACTTTCCTGATAACGGCGGACGGAACGGATTATACGGATTGTGCGGAAAATTTCAGATTTGATGAAATTCATCTCTCTCAAACTGCAAGTATAACACTTATGTGAAGCAGCTCCTCGATATCACTGGAAGTTGCCATCAAAGACTTTCCTAATAACGGCGGACGGAACGGATTATACggattttttggaaatttcagaTTTGATTAAATTCATCTCTCTAAAACTGCAAGTATAACACTTATTAATAtggatataataataaaaaaaataataaaaaaataaaatataataataataataataataatattattattattattattattattattattatttttttttttttttttttttttgattattttttttttattattatatccaTATTAATAAGTGTTATACTTGCAGTTTTAGAGAGATGAATTTAATCAAAtctgaaatttccaaaaaatccGTATAATCCGTTCCGTCCGCCGTTATTGGAAAAGTCTTTGAGACAACTGCTCGAAAACACTGGAAGTTTCCAccatttgattcattttatttcattttattcttatttttattttattttttctaatgctaaaaaaaaatccgtgaaatccgcgaAATCCGTCGTTTCCGTTATCATTGGGAAAGTCCTTGAGACAACTGCTCAAGAGCACTGGAAGTTTCCACCAAAGACTTTCCTGATAACAGCGGACGGAACGGATTATACGGATTTTAGGGAAAATTCCATATTCGATTAATTCATCTTTTGCGAACTGCAAGTATAAcatatgatttcttttttcttcagttcactttattttactttctttccCTTTACTGACATATTTTCAACAAATATGATAATCATATTCCAAAGGACAAAAATGGAACGGGGACATTTGGGAAacgatctatctatctatctatctatctatctatctatctatctatctatctatctatctatgtatctatctatctatctatctatctatctacaggGGCACCaaaccaatttgttgtaaaatgtattattataccccagttaatgaaaataaatgttatcaaggcattttcaggtgtttttcagtatTGCTGGGgacacattatctgttcctttttcccagcaagacacacaagaaatttcccagccagctagataaaattggttggtttcccagccagctgatcaaatttatttccaggccaggaattccgcgtcctttcaaatccctcgatccgaaacgaccgaacaaaagcgacaaaaccgggaaaaaacaggttttttccgcaagcgcaatcactctgaccagccgtcgtatgtttgtgactactctctgggagaggaaaggggttcttttttttttttttttttagtcgtcctcagtcttcagagtttctacaggcAGCTTGGGTTGAAATgttagaaaaagtcagtaattcccaggcaaaacctctatcaataacaaaatttcccagccagctcatcgaaacacctgtatttttgccagccagcaagattcctctggggaacagataatgtgaggaacagattcgttgggtgcccctgtatctatctatccataCGTATATCCTACCCTATAAGAGTACGTAACAAACCCGCACCTTGGCTGACTTCTAAGTTTAGGCAACTAATGCTCAACAGAGATTATCTCAAGAAGAAAGCAGTGAAGACGGGCTCGCAAAATGATTGGTTATCTTTCAAAAAGGTGAGAAATAGAGTAAATTACGCTATAAAGCGTGAGAAAGCGAGTTTCTATCGAAACAAGTTAAATGCCAATCTTGGAAACCCAAAGAGTACGTGGAAGACTCTAAACGACTTGATGGGTAAGAAATCTGCAATTACTGAGATTAGTGAAATTCAAGGGTCGTCTTCGGAAACCTTGACTAATGCTAAGGACATCGCAGATCATCTCAATAAACATTTTACTCAGATTGGTCCCGATCTCGCTAAAAAAATTCCTGCTACTCCTGTAAACGCTGAAGACTACTTGAGGCGAGAACCGTCGGTCTTCGAATTCCCTGAGATTGATCCATCTAGAGTTTTAAACTTATTGTTAAAAGTCGATATTGCGAGGGCAACTGGCTTAGACCAAACCTCTAACAAGGTCCTTAAGTTAGCTGCACCGATTATTTATAGACAATTAACTGATCTTTTCAATCTATCTGTCAAAAGTGGAGTTTTCCCTGTGGACTGGAAACTAGCAAAGGTTTCTCCCATATATAAAACAGGAGAACGAATTGATCCAAACAATTATAGACCTATTTCAGTTCTATCTACCATTGccagaatttttgaaaaggtcaTATATGAGCAGCTTTATGATTATTTAAGTAGGAAGAACATTTTAGATCCACACCAGTCTGGATTTAGATCCCTCCACTCAACGGTAACTGCACTTCTTGACCTTACAAACCAGTGGTGTTTTAATATAGACAGAGGATTGATTAATGGCGTTTTGTTTTTAGACCTcaagaaggcctttgatacggtcGATCACAATCTCCTGCTGATTAAATTAGAGTATGTGGGAGTTCGTGGACAAACGTTAGAGTGAATTAAATCGTATCTTTCAAATAGATCCCAAGTTGTTTTCATCAATGGTGTGCTTTCCGAGCATGAACAAATCCAATGTGGAGTTCCCCAGGGTTCGATACTTGGTCCATTGCTGTTTTTGATATACATCAATGATCTTTCTAGTATTATAGACTTTGCTACTACCAGAATGTACGCAGACGACACCAACTTGACTTTTACCGCTTGCAATATCCCTGAACTTCAAGAACAAATGAGCGTTGATATTCAATGTCTCAAAAACTGGTTGATTGCTAACAAACTAACATTGAATgtaataaaaacagagtttATGTTAGTTGGTTCAAGACAAAGAATTGCCACGATGACGGAAAATATGAACACGTTTCTAAATGGAATTTCTTTGAACAGAGTTAATTGTAGCAAATGCTTGGGCGTTGAAATTGATGAATTCCTCACATGGGATAGCCACATTGCAAGCGTTTCAAAGAAGGTATCGTCAGGCATAAGCATCATGAGAAAGATCAAACCTTTCATTCCAATATCTAGCCTATTAAACATATACCAATCTATAGttgagggttagggtttagggttttTACTTTTTATGTCAATTATGGGAATTTGATGATAtatccaaacaaacaaaaaaccccAGGTGATAAATTTCCCTATTGTCGTCACCAGCATGCTTGCACAttagaacggttttcaattgagtgtcgaaagtaattagcgaatttctttggttttgcattacttcactcattgattggttcaaagttctcgcgccactttttcaaccaatcagaagtgaaaccaaaaccaatcgtggctcgcgcgtgcacattttcccgcgctttgtgtcggctacgtgtgattacttcgagttttgattggtttactggattgtctccgtcctttttgattggccaaagtaattactttggttttggttttacgacactcgattgaaactcgctctagcaaaagaataataaaacaggtgccatttatgaataaggtctacgCTCATGACCTTGCGCTCATGTCGCGGCTGTCCTCTTCCTTAGCTTGAGTCGACAGTGACGACAAAGCTTCAATCATCTTCTTCGAAATTCTGACATAAAGTTCTCTCTTCtgacaccttattccaaaatggccgccatttaggtattcttttgtttttattgaaattagaccttgatgcctcgttcaaggcaaaatattctttggaattttcagctcaagaacgaggcatcaagggctaatttgaataaaaacagaagaatatttaaatgacggccattttggaataaggtctattgttgCAGTTTTGGCACAAGAGGACTTTTACCGGGTAATTACAATCAGGTTTGAATAGGAAAGAGCCTTTAAGTATCGGCGATATCGACAACGCCATAAAATATTAGGCGTAATGAACAAAATCAATGGCTATGTGCGTCCCACATGGACATATTTATTCGCTCCTTTCGATCTGACGTGAGATAACCAAATTGAAGGGAGTGTGGAGTACACATTCCCCCACATGTGTAAAAGTTGGAAACCTAACCTTGTATGAGCCCCGGGGTTTCCTTGAAGTTCCTCGTTATAAATATCTATTACCAAAACTTTAATCAttgtaaattaataattaataattgtaaattttattgtaatgtgGCATTTTCCAAGCCAAACGACAAGGAATAATTGCAAGATGATTACAAATATACGAAGTTATGTTTTTAGGTGACGTCCTCGTAACCCTTTCGGAATGGCACGAAGACGGACGGAAATCTAGGCTTAATAGATCGGTGTCCACATCTTTAATTAACAAATGCGTTGTGCCTAAAAGCCTCCTGCTTTGCTACGTACGGACCGAGGATCAAGGGCCAAGGAGATCACGGGCAATTGTTTTCGAACACAACTTCACATGTTTGGTTAAACCACTTTGTCACGGtggttttcaataaatttcccAGGAGAAATCTTACTCTGCTATTGAGACCGTTTTAGACATACGAAATTGCGTCCCTAGGGGTAATAGCCAAACGGCAAATGTGGTCAACTAATGTCTGTCACTTTCAAGACTCTACCAATAGActttattcacgatggccgccatgttggatttgttgttatcatgcaaattagccacacacttctgagggggcaaacaacacaagttcgagaggttataacgaacatcttaaccacacagatgatttgtttcacgttcattgaatgtttgtcacctaagcagtaaaatagaatgattacacaagctatttcgatgtttttttaagtgaaaaatgagcagataagtagaaagtcaaaatgtcaaagacaatcaaagatataaaattattataaaaggttcTTAATTCTAAATTCCAAAATGCACTTTTATCAATGTTAGTTCAATATTTCGAccagccgattttccgcaatttgccttttttccaatgtttgccccccagcataacacatggctaatttgcatgacaatttgaaaaccaacatggcggctatcgtgaataaggcctattaaatTGCGTTCTTCAAGTCGCAAATGAAAAAGACATCTCTTAGGTGCTTCCATTTTTAATAGTCAATTATTGAAACAATTACCTAATCTAAAAAGCGGCGAATAAATTTACAATCACACCAGTTCTTTTGGTTTACACtgttaaaaactgaactatTTATGAAAGCAGGAACGCGATTTGAAGATTAACGAGAGAGAATACAAC
Proteins encoded:
- the LOC137983793 gene encoding uncharacterized protein: KRLHLEKDDADSLYHCPIHLCEHEGFQSQRGCRKHVNNKHSWFFYFDERPRVDSKIAANSSRVPTKSCASSTVVDDVSSSSTRSKPGARSMPSFSTSSQIGEQFATWLSGSGGGYKKERPAQQIVNRCLKFLKFCCEEEEELNFEVMDFSLCSPSLLFKFIDYLQEECKLGHGGRLGYIDAISELIDFRKVNGASDGVLRKLSATELYIKRARKTVAKMMRLQWTQDLDVESLEARGHWASMEELLEVVSFHLPRYEQTVKTCQNDPGQVNPSDLTFATKFLATYLFIKVKGSRPMTYQYLTVDMVKAAKENGGFIDQKTFKTAGKYGFDSVILTDTSMQIIDGYITFVRPLLKPQCDFVLVTKSGKQHSKLGNEMSKLVFDAIGKYIHPTRYRQIVETQSLDALNDKEHRLLCEDQKHSSVVAKVHYQKRRSREVAVKAHECLQKLQGTKGSEVDMEVNTRFGSTSSIATFEPAIECARSENARPKIDTPHSNRLLSQGHQRRPLRFTTDEDDFLKRGIDKHGFGQWTAILRDPDFRFQKGRLADSLKKRAELRFLPNEKP